One segment of Bacteroides caecimuris DNA contains the following:
- a CDS encoding WbqC family protein has translation MKEMNIAYLSSAYLAPVEYYTKLLAYDKVFVEQYDHYIKQTYRNRCTIAGPSGELALSIPTVKPDTLKCPMKDIRISDHGNWRHLHWNAIESAYNNTPFFEYYKDDFRPFYEKKYEFLIDFNEELCRMVCELIDIHPTIERTSEYKMEFARGESDLREVIHPKKDFREVDTEFVPQPYYQVFESKLGFLPNLSIIDLLFNMGPESLLVLDSCLVKSPNRVDH, from the coding sequence ATGAAAGAAATGAACATCGCTTATTTATCTTCAGCCTATCTCGCTCCTGTTGAATATTATACCAAACTACTGGCTTATGACAAAGTGTTTGTAGAACAATACGACCACTATATAAAACAAACCTACCGCAACCGGTGCACCATTGCCGGCCCATCGGGTGAGTTAGCTCTTTCCATCCCAACCGTAAAGCCCGATACATTGAAGTGCCCAATGAAGGATATCCGCATCTCCGACCACGGCAACTGGAGACATCTACATTGGAACGCCATCGAATCGGCCTACAACAATACTCCTTTCTTCGAGTACTACAAGGATGACTTCCGCCCTTTCTATGAAAAGAAATACGAGTTTTTAATCGATTTCAACGAAGAACTCTGCCGGATGGTCTGTGAATTGATTGATATTCACCCCACCATTGAGCGCACTTCCGAATATAAGATGGAGTTTGCTCGCGGAGAATCCGATCTTCGGGAAGTGATTCATCCGAAAAAGGATTTCAGGGAAGTGGATACAGAGTTTGTTCCGCAACCTTACTATCAGGTTTTCGAGTCCAAACTGGGTTTCCTGCCCAATTTGAGTATCATAGACTTGTTGTTCAATATGGGACCGGAAAGTCTGTTGGTACTAGACAGTTGCTTAGTCAAAAGCCCCAATAGAGTAGACCACTAA
- a CDS encoding TetR/AcrR family transcriptional regulator, giving the protein MKITRDDLLIAAFKLFMSVNYEKASFAELGKMLGMSKAGIFKYYKNKQELFIAVVDRFLFGTQNPRNKFTATNGTFAEFIDEYVRGVQRTMDMLSKLLSVNKVVPENFSYHAQYFHFLFQVIQYDPDAKEKLHNLVASDYAYWRAAIQSAVQTGELKKDVDIEEAVIMFRQVYMGLSFEMAFLGGLDTQLLSKHLHAVYSLLKS; this is encoded by the coding sequence ATGAAAATTACCCGTGATGATTTATTAATAGCTGCGTTCAAACTATTTATGTCCGTGAATTACGAAAAAGCCAGTTTTGCGGAACTTGGTAAGATGCTCGGAATGTCGAAAGCCGGCATATTCAAATACTACAAGAACAAACAAGAGTTATTCATTGCCGTAGTGGACAGATTTTTGTTCGGCACACAAAATCCACGAAACAAATTCACTGCAACCAACGGTACGTTTGCCGAATTTATAGATGAATACGTGAGAGGAGTGCAACGAACGATGGATATGCTAAGCAAGCTATTAAGTGTAAATAAGGTGGTGCCAGAAAATTTTTCATACCATGCCCAATATTTTCATTTTCTGTTTCAAGTGATCCAGTATGATCCTGACGCCAAAGAAAAACTCCATAATCTCGTAGCCAGCGATTATGCTTACTGGCGTGCCGCCATCCAAAGCGCCGTACAAACAGGAGAACTAAAAAAAGACGTAGACATTGAAGAAGCGGTAATCATGTTCCGGCAGGTTTACATGGGACTGTCCTTTGAAATGGCATTCCTGGGCGGATTGGACACCCAACTACTCTCCAAACATTTACATGCTGTTTACTCCTTATTAAAAAGCTAG
- the lepB gene encoding signal peptidase I, which yields MRQATRAQWIKCAIVILLYLIFLIWVRSWWGLIVVPFIFDIYITKKIPWSFWKKSKNPAVRSVMSWVDAIVFALVAVYFVNIYIFQNYQIPSSSLEKSLLVGDFLYVSKMSYGPRVPNTPLSMPLAQHTLPVFNTKSYIEWPQWKYKRVPGFGKVKLNDIVVFNFPAGDTVAVNYQQTTDFYTLAYGEGQRIYSKQIEMDSLTRAQQRAIYDLYYAAGRKQIMNNPRIYGEVLWRPVDRRENYVKRCVGLPGDTLQIVGGQVMIDGKAIENPENLQFNYFVQTTGPYIPEDMLRELGISKDDTMLIEDSGWESGLLEMGLDSRNAQGKLNPVYHFPLTKKMYETLLGNKKLISKIVMEPEDYAGQMYPLNLYTQWNRNNYGPIWIPAKGATITLTEDNLPIYERCIVAYEGNKLEVKPDGIYINGEKTNEYTFKMDYYWMMGDNRHNSADSRYWGFVPEDHVVGKPIVVWLSLDKDRGWFDGKIRWNRLFKWVG from the coding sequence ATGAGACAAGCCACACGCGCACAATGGATCAAATGTGCCATCGTTATTCTACTTTACCTCATCTTCCTTATCTGGGTACGGAGTTGGTGGGGATTGATTGTTGTTCCTTTCATTTTCGATATTTATATCACAAAGAAAATTCCCTGGTCTTTTTGGAAGAAGTCGAAGAATCCGGCTGTTCGCAGTGTCATGAGCTGGGTAGACGCCATCGTGTTTGCGTTGGTTGCTGTCTACTTCGTCAATATCTACATCTTCCAGAATTATCAGATTCCTTCTTCTTCGCTGGAAAAATCATTGCTGGTGGGCGACTTCTTGTATGTGAGCAAGATGAGTTACGGTCCCCGCGTACCGAACACTCCCCTTTCCATGCCGTTGGCGCAGCATACACTACCTGTCTTCAATACTAAATCATATATCGAGTGGCCACAATGGAAGTACAAACGGGTACCGGGCTTCGGCAAAGTGAAACTGAATGACATTGTTGTCTTCAACTTCCCCGCAGGAGATACGGTAGCAGTGAACTACCAACAGACAACGGACTTCTATACGCTGGCTTACGGCGAAGGACAACGTATCTATTCCAAACAGATTGAAATGGATAGTCTGACACGCGCCCAGCAACGTGCTATCTATGATTTGTACTATGCTGCAGGACGTAAACAGATAATGAACAACCCGCGCATTTACGGTGAAGTCCTCTGGCGCCCGGTAGACCGTCGCGAGAATTATGTGAAGCGTTGTGTCGGCCTGCCCGGTGATACCCTTCAGATTGTAGGCGGACAGGTGATGATTGACGGTAAAGCAATCGAAAACCCCGAAAACCTGCAATTCAATTACTTCGTACAGACCACCGGCCCGTACATTCCCGAGGATATGCTGCGCGAATTAGGCATCAGCAAGGATGACACCATGCTGATAGAAGACTCCGGCTGGGAAAGCGGATTGCTGGAAATGGGACTGGACAGCCGGAATGCACAAGGCAAACTGAACCCGGTATATCATTTCCCGCTAACCAAGAAGATGTATGAAACGCTTTTGGGCAACAAAAAGCTAATCAGCAAAATAGTCATGGAACCCGAAGATTATGCCGGACAGATGTATCCGCTCAATCTTTATACCCAATGGAACCGCAACAATTACGGTCCGATCTGGATTCCTGCCAAAGGAGCTACCATTACCCTCACAGAAGACAACCTGCCTATCTATGAGCGTTGCATCGTAGCCTACGAAGGCAATAAGCTGGAAGTGAAACCGGACGGTATCTACATCAACGGTGAAAAGACCAACGAGTATACCTTCAAAATGGATTATTACTGGATGATGGGCGACAACCGTCACAACTCCGCCGACTCCCGTTATTGGGGTTTTGTGCCCGAAGACCACGTAGTGGGCAAACCGATTGTTGTATGGCTATCGCTTGACAAAGACCGTGGATGGTTCGACGGCAAGATTCGCTGGAACCGCCTCTTCAAGTGGGTAGGCTGA
- a CDS encoding O-antigen ligase family protein, which yields MVYIWGITEVIISILQKANYLESNHHDFGITGTFGNPGPLGGLLAVCWIVSIFFIYENIQNKHRILTLSFCMIACFILYGLLLSGSRAGWTAALVGSMIFLWQWLKRKHTIKVKPTLLKSSFLLIITVFIISIYFIRRDSADGRLLIWHNTITMIKDYPLFGIGAGGWQANYMLYQAEYFLQNPNSPYILLADNIFYAYNEFLHITAEQGIVGLVVVTWLLYALFSYKEKNNTDHCLKSALITFLVFSFFSYPGEVFPLEILFISIIGMMKSKTIKTFTISNSTKYIIRSIAFIFIVCISIGSYHIYHKTFTTIIRIVDKNKISKDTYSQLSQLYPLFRYNSQLMYIYSKSSLEDYPLNTKLQILQTAVRIAPNSELYIKLGDFWKQKKDFPQAEAYYQTAAAMIPHHITPSYKLFQLYIEEGNINAATNMGNYLLKQPIKKKGTKALRMEAEVLEFLHKEKNIKRTQ from the coding sequence ATGGTCTATATTTGGGGAATTACCGAAGTCATCATTTCAATACTTCAAAAAGCGAATTATTTAGAGAGCAATCATCATGATTTTGGAATCACAGGAACGTTTGGAAATCCAGGACCATTAGGTGGATTATTAGCAGTATGCTGGATAGTATCTATTTTTTTCATTTATGAAAACATACAAAATAAGCATCGTATATTAACATTATCATTTTGCATGATAGCCTGTTTTATTTTATATGGTTTACTATTATCTGGTTCACGCGCCGGATGGACAGCTGCATTGGTAGGAAGCATGATATTCCTATGGCAATGGTTAAAAAGAAAACATACAATCAAAGTCAAACCAACTCTTTTGAAATCTAGTTTTCTACTTATCATCACCGTTTTTATCATATCAATCTACTTTATAAGAAGAGATTCGGCAGATGGCCGATTGCTAATATGGCATAACACAATAACGATGATAAAAGATTATCCTCTATTCGGTATTGGAGCCGGAGGATGGCAAGCTAATTATATGCTTTATCAGGCTGAATATTTCCTACAAAACCCAAATTCTCCATACATATTATTAGCTGACAATATTTTTTATGCCTACAACGAGTTTTTACATATAACAGCAGAACAGGGAATAGTCGGACTAGTTGTTGTCACATGGTTGTTGTATGCATTATTTAGTTATAAAGAAAAGAATAATACTGACCATTGCCTGAAATCCGCCTTAATCACTTTCTTAGTCTTCTCTTTTTTTTCTTATCCTGGCGAGGTTTTTCCACTAGAAATATTATTCATCAGCATAATAGGTATGATGAAAAGCAAAACCATAAAAACGTTTACAATATCAAATTCTACAAAATATATCATTAGAAGTATAGCCTTCATTTTTATCGTATGCATATCAATTGGATCTTATCATATTTATCATAAAACTTTTACTACAATTATCAGGATAGTGGATAAAAATAAAATATCCAAGGACACCTATTCTCAACTATCCCAATTATATCCATTATTTCGTTATAATTCACAGTTAATGTACATCTACTCAAAAAGTAGTTTGGAAGATTATCCTTTAAATACAAAACTACAAATATTGCAAACAGCTGTCCGAATCGCTCCTAATAGTGAACTATATATCAAGCTGGGAGATTTTTGGAAACAGAAAAAAGATTTTCCCCAGGCTGAAGCATATTATCAAACGGCTGCTGCCATGATTCCACATCATATCACTCCTTCGTACAAATTATTCCAGCTTTATATAGAGGAAGGAAATATAAATGCAGCTACCAACATGGGAAATTACCTTTTAAAACAACCGATAAAGAAAAAAGGAACAAAAGCTTTACGAATGGAAGCTGAAGTTTTAGAGTTTCTTCATAAAGAAAAGAATATAAAGAGAACACAATAA
- a CDS encoding DUF2851 family protein, with translation MEHLLHYVWKHKLFPLKVLQTTNGLPVEVIDPGLQNPNAGPDFFNAKLKIDGALWVGNIEIHTHASDWFRHGHHSDKAYDSVILHVVSEADAEITRSNGEPIPQLLLTCPENVRLHYRELCVADQYPACYPVLASLPKLTIHSWLTALQTERLEQKAQLITQRLALCNRNWEDAFFITLARNFGFGLNGDAFETWAGLLPFRAMDKHRNDLFQIEAFFYGLAGLLEEKFLKREQEDEYSLRLCKEFRYLQRKFEIGQGMDATLWRFLRLRPDNFPHIRLAQLAYLYQKGDKLFSRLLEAETLADVRTLLDTRTSSYWENHYLFGRLSSQKEKTLGERSKDLIIINTVVPFLYTYGLHKADERMCERAGRFLEELKAESNHIIRSWSDAGLPVVSAADSQALIQLQKEYCDKRKCLYCRFGYEYLKHNSL, from the coding sequence ATGGAACACCTTCTTCACTACGTGTGGAAACATAAATTATTTCCCCTGAAAGTACTGCAAACCACCAACGGTTTACCGGTAGAAGTGATTGACCCCGGTCTGCAAAACCCCAACGCCGGTCCCGACTTTTTCAACGCGAAACTAAAGATTGATGGCGCCTTGTGGGTGGGAAACATCGAAATACATACACACGCTTCCGACTGGTTCCGCCACGGACATCATTCTGACAAAGCATACGACTCTGTAATTCTTCATGTGGTGAGCGAAGCAGATGCGGAAATAACCCGTTCCAACGGTGAACCGATCCCGCAACTGTTACTGACTTGTCCGGAAAATGTGCGGTTGCATTATCGCGAACTTTGTGTGGCGGACCAATATCCGGCTTGTTATCCCGTCCTTGCCTCTCTTCCCAAACTTACCATTCATTCCTGGCTGACCGCTTTGCAAACGGAACGTTTGGAGCAGAAAGCGCAGTTAATCACACAGCGTCTCGCCCTTTGTAACCGTAATTGGGAAGATGCTTTCTTTATCACCCTTGCCCGTAATTTCGGTTTTGGCTTGAATGGAGATGCTTTTGAAACGTGGGCGGGATTACTGCCGTTTCGTGCGATGGATAAGCACCGGAATGATTTGTTTCAGATAGAGGCTTTTTTCTATGGTTTGGCGGGATTGTTGGAAGAGAAGTTTCTGAAAAGGGAACAGGAAGACGAGTATAGTCTCCGTCTTTGTAAGGAGTTCCGTTATCTGCAGCGGAAGTTTGAAATCGGGCAGGGGATGGACGCTACGTTATGGCGTTTTCTACGGCTTCGTCCGGATAACTTTCCGCATATTCGCCTGGCACAGTTGGCTTATCTCTATCAGAAAGGGGATAAGTTGTTTTCACGTTTGCTGGAAGCGGAAACGCTGGCGGATGTGAGAACTTTGCTGGATACACGTACGTCTTCCTATTGGGAGAATCATTATTTGTTCGGGCGACTTTCTTCGCAAAAGGAGAAAACGCTGGGAGAGCGTTCCAAGGATTTGATTATCATTAATACAGTGGTTCCTTTTCTTTATACATACGGTTTGCATAAGGCAGATGAACGAATGTGTGAACGTGCCGGACGCTTTTTGGAAGAATTGAAGGCGGAGAGCAATCATATTATCCGCTCGTGGAGCGATGCCGGGCTTCCGGTTGTCAGTGCGGCGGATAGTCAGGCATTGATACAGTTGCAAAAAGAGTATTGCGATAAACGGAAATGTTTGTATTGCCGTTTTGGTTATGAGTATTTGAAACATAATTCTTTATAG
- the lepB gene encoding signal peptidase I, whose amino-acid sequence MNIRKFKWILAFAGAVAVVLLLRGFAFTSCLIPSTGMENSIFQGERILVNKWSYGLRIPFMSLFSYHRWCESPVRRQDIVVFNNPAGIRQPVIDRREIYISRCLGVPGDTLLVDSLFSVISPEAQFNPDKKRLYSYPASKENLITSLMHTLSITNDGLMGSNDSTHVRSFSRYEYYLLEQAMNGKESFVQPLSNKEDAEPNPLIVPGKGKFIRVYPWNMTLLRNTLVMHEGKQAEIKNDTLYVDGKPTQHCYFTKDYYWMGSNNTVNFSDSRLFGFVPQDHIIGKASVIWFSKEKETGLFDGYRWKRFFRTVK is encoded by the coding sequence ATGAACATTCGTAAATTCAAATGGATACTAGCATTTGCCGGAGCAGTAGCCGTAGTGCTTCTGCTCCGGGGATTTGCTTTCACGTCCTGCCTTATCCCTTCCACCGGCATGGAGAATTCCATTTTTCAGGGTGAACGTATCCTGGTCAACAAATGGAGTTACGGGTTGCGGATTCCTTTCATGTCGCTTTTCTCTTATCACCGCTGGTGCGAGAGTCCCGTGCGTCGGCAAGACATCGTAGTGTTCAATAATCCTGCCGGAATCCGGCAACCTGTCATCGACCGTCGGGAAATCTATATCAGCCGTTGTCTCGGAGTTCCGGGCGATACGTTATTGGTCGATTCTCTTTTCTCCGTTATTTCTCCGGAGGCACAGTTTAACCCGGATAAGAAAAGACTTTATTCGTATCCCGCTTCAAAAGAAAATCTGATTACGTCACTCATGCATACCCTTTCCATTACCAACGACGGATTGATGGGAAGTAATGACAGTACCCATGTGCGCAGTTTCAGCCGCTACGAATATTATCTGTTGGAACAGGCCATGAATGGGAAAGAGAGTTTCGTCCAACCTTTGTCGAACAAAGAAGATGCCGAACCAAATCCGCTGATTGTCCCCGGAAAAGGGAAATTCATCCGGGTCTATCCCTGGAACATGACCTTGCTGCGGAATACCCTCGTGATGCACGAAGGCAAACAGGCAGAAATAAAGAACGACACTCTCTACGTGGACGGAAAACCCACACAACACTGTTATTTCACCAAAGATTACTATTGGATGGGGTCTAACAATACGGTCAACTTCTCCGACTCACGGCTCTTCGGATTTGTCCCGCAAGACCATATCATCGGAAAAGCCTCCGTCATTTGGTTCTCTAAAGAAAAAGAAACAGGTTTGTTTGACGGATATCGGTGGAAGCGTTTCTTCAGAACAGTGAAATGA
- the dapB gene encoding 4-hydroxy-tetrahydrodipicolinate reductase: MKIALIGYGKMGKEIEKVARSRGHEIVCIIDINNQDDFESEAFKSADVAIEFTNPMVAYSNYMKTFKAGVKLVSGSTGWMAEHGEEIKKLCTEGGKTLFWSSNFSLGVSIFSALNKYLAKIMNQFPAYDVTMSETHHIHKLDAPSGTAITLAEGILEKIDRKDKWVKGTFLAPDGTISGTNDCAPNELPISSIREGEVFGLHTIRYESDVDTISITHDAKSRGGFVLGAVLAAEYTATHEGFLGMSDLFPFLND, encoded by the coding sequence ATGAAAATAGCACTGATCGGTTACGGAAAGATGGGCAAAGAGATAGAAAAGGTTGCCCGTAGTCGCGGACATGAAATCGTCTGCATCATTGATATCAATAATCAGGATGACTTCGAATCGGAAGCGTTCAAATCGGCCGATGTGGCCATTGAGTTTACCAATCCGATGGTAGCTTACAGCAATTATATGAAAACGTTCAAAGCCGGTGTGAAACTGGTATCGGGCAGTACCGGATGGATGGCGGAGCATGGCGAAGAAATCAAGAAGCTCTGCACGGAAGGGGGAAAAACACTCTTTTGGTCGTCCAACTTCAGCCTGGGAGTCAGCATCTTCTCCGCTCTCAACAAGTATCTGGCTAAAATCATGAACCAGTTCCCCGCATACGATGTCACCATGAGCGAGACACATCATATTCACAAGCTGGATGCCCCCAGCGGAACAGCCATTACACTGGCGGAAGGTATTCTGGAAAAGATAGACCGTAAGGACAAATGGGTGAAAGGGACTTTCCTTGCACCGGACGGAACCATTAGCGGAACCAACGATTGTGCCCCTAACGAACTTCCTATCAGCTCGATCCGTGAGGGTGAGGTTTTCGGACTTCATACCATCCGGTATGAGTCTGATGTAGACACCATTTCTATCACCCACGATGCCAAGAGCCGTGGCGGATTTGTATTGGGAGCCGTATTGGCTGCCGAATATACTGCCACACACGAAGGCTTTTTGGGCATGAGTGATTTATTCCCGTTCTTAAATGACTAA
- a CDS encoding Rpn family recombination-promoting nuclease/putative transposase gives MGTEGIQDKYVNPYTDFGFKLLFGTAMNKELLISFLNALLFKEEVIKDVTYLNAEHLGTQEYDRRAVFDVYCENEKGEKFLVEMQRGEQQFFKDRSVFYSTFPIREQAKRGEWDYELKAVYVVGILNFSFDNSDEKYFHHEVKLVDLYTHKIFYDKLTFVYLEMPKFNKNEDELENMFDKWLFVLRNLASLLERPKALQNRVFDRLFETAEIAKFTKTELSEYWDSLKNFRDWYSVMSTAEKKGREEGAREANWNNARNLKQLGVAIDIISQATGLSKEEVEKL, from the coding sequence ATGGGAACGGAAGGAATACAGGATAAATATGTAAATCCATATACCGATTTCGGATTCAAGTTGCTTTTTGGAACAGCAATGAATAAGGAATTGTTGATCAGCTTTTTGAATGCGCTCTTATTCAAGGAGGAGGTTATCAAGGATGTCACTTATCTTAATGCGGAACATCTTGGCACGCAGGAATATGACCGTCGTGCCGTATTTGATGTATATTGCGAGAATGAGAAAGGCGAGAAGTTCCTGGTTGAGATGCAGCGTGGCGAGCAGCAGTTCTTTAAGGACCGCAGTGTCTTTTATTCCACTTTCCCTATTCGTGAGCAGGCCAAACGGGGGGAATGGGATTATGAGTTGAAGGCTGTTTATGTGGTGGGTATCCTGAATTTCTCCTTTGACAATTCGGATGAGAAGTATTTCCATCATGAGGTGAAGCTTGTAGACCTTTATACGCACAAGATATTCTATGACAAGCTCACCTTTGTTTACCTTGAAATGCCAAAATTCAACAAGAATGAGGATGAGTTGGAGAACATGTTTGACAAGTGGCTGTTTGTCTTGCGTAATCTTGCTTCTCTGCTTGAACGTCCTAAAGCATTACAGAACAGAGTTTTTGACCGTCTTTTTGAAACTGCGGAAATAGCTAAATTCACCAAGACTGAACTGAGCGAGTATTGGGACAGTTTGAAAAATTTCCGTGACTGGTATAGTGTTATGTCTACAGCGGAAAAGAAAGGAAGAGAAGAAGGAGCAAGAGAAGCCAATTGGAATAATGCTCGAAATCTGAAACAATTGGGAGTAGCTATCGATATAATTTCACAAGCTACCGGATTGTCTAAAGAGGAAGTAGAAAAGTTATAG